Below is a window of Sulfitobacter sp. SK012 DNA.
CCGGAATTATCCAACGCCGATATCTGGCTGCGATGCTCAATTCAATCACCTGCTCGGCGAGCGTCAGAAAGTTAGTGCGGCTTTGCGAAATTTGGACACGGCTGTGTTTGTTCCTACACCGCGCAGCCCAACTCAAGTGGCGGGGATTGAAAGTCGTTGAAGGTACATATTCTGGACGATTGGTTCGATACGCTGCGCGGCCTTCGGTGCTTTGAGAAGTTGGCGGGCCACGACGTTACCGTTTGGACCGACCATGAACCCAACCCCGAAAAACTGGCCAAGCGGATCGCAGAGGCGGAATGTTTGGTGCTGTTTCGCGAACGCACAAAAGTCGGCCCAGCGTTGTTGAGGCGCTTGCCTAACCTCAAATTGATTTCGCAGCGCAGCGTCTATCCGCATATCGACGTGGATGCCTGTACGGCCAACGGGGTGATGCTGTGTTCAAATATGCACGGCGGGGTGCCGTCCTATGCGGCGGCTGAAATGACGCTCGGGCTGATGCTAGCCAGCTATCGCCAGATCCCTCAGCAGGCTGCATCATTGGCAGCAGGCACATGGCAGATGGGTGTAGGTCGTACATTGCGCGGCCGGACGCTTGGTCTTTATGGATATGGCCGGATCGCTGGGGCGGTTGCAGGTTACGCTGAAGCGTTGGGGATGAAGGTGCAGTGGTGGTCCTCAGAGGCAGGGCGTGCGCGGGCATTGGCAGACGGCGTAAACGTTGCTGAGAGCCGAGCTGCGTTCTTTGAAACAAGCGATATTGTCAGTCTGCATGTGCGCCTTAAGCCCGAGACGCGAGGCATTATTACCGCGCATGATTTGGCTGGGATGCAGCCGCTTAGCTTGCTGGTGAACACCTCGCGGTCAGGGTTGATCGAACCTGGCGTGCTAGAGGCCGAAATTGGACAGGGTCGCATTCATGCAACCGTCGATGTTTTTGATCATGAGCCGATGGTGGACTGTGGCAACATCCTTGCGACCCATCCCAATGTGCTGGCCACGCCGCATATTGGATATGTGACAGAAGATGAATTTGACCTGCAGTTCGGCGATATCTTTGATCAGGTGAATGCCTACGCGCAAGGCAACCCGATCCATGTGATCAACCCTGCCTAAATAGCCGAGCAAAGATCGGGGCTCCTAAAATTACCAAGAATATGCGCAAGACATGATGTGCAATTACAAAGGCCATGTCGGCACCGACCACCAAGGCAAGCACCGTCAATTCGGCCTGACCGCCAGGGGCGAAGGCCAGCAGTGTTTCCATCTGAGGCGCGAGCCCTGCGACGTAAATGCCTTCGACAAAGATCAGCGTAAGCACGATGAGGATGCCGCAAAAACCTGCGCCGGCAACCAGATCGCGTCGGATTTCCTCCATGGTGATCCCGACATATTGCACACCAACGCCCATCCCGATGAAGAACTGGGCGGCCCAGATCGCTTCGGCCGGGGGGCGGTAATGCAGAACGCCGGTAAGCGCAGCAATCGCGGCAAGGATCAAGGGCCCTAGGATCGAAGCGCCAAACATGCCCAAACGCTTGGCAATCTGCCAACCGCCGATAGCACAGACGACCATCACCAGCATCTCGCGTATTGGGATGTCGGCAGCGGGGGCTCCGGGTGGCGTGCTGAGATCTGCGTCCCAGATCCAGTGAAGTAGAAACGGTAGGGCGATCACAATGACCAGCACACGGGTCACATGGATCAGCGATAGCGTGCGCACATTTGCCCCGGCTTCTTGTCCGAAGACGATCATGTCTTGGAGCCCGCCGGGCATCGCCGCGTAGTAGCTGGTCGGAAAGTCATACCCCCAAACGCGCTGAAAATAGGGCACACCCAACAGTCCAATGCACAGCGTCATCAGTGGGATCAACAGGAGCGTTGGCCACATACCAGCCATCGAGATCAGCAATGCAGAGGTAAATGTCGCGCCGACGGCGACGCCCAAAATGGTCCGCATCGTTTCGTTTAATTTCTTGATGCCGCGCATTGGCACACCCAAGAGCGCGGCGATTAGGCAGGCAACGACAGGACCCAAAAGCCAGGGCAGAGGCAGGTCAACTAATCTGAAGGCCCCAACACCGCCAAGTGCGATGGCAAAGGTTATTGCGACCCGGATCATCCGCGCATGATCTTAAGCCGGTGGCGGAGCGAGGTTTGAAGATGGGCTTCTGCGCTGGCCCCCGCGGCCTCTATATCGCCGGCGCGGATCGCATCGATAATGTCGCGGTGCTGCTGGGTGACAATTTGAATGCGCGCATCATCGGTCATGGTGGTGGGGCCCAGCAACAGAAGTGCGTTGTTCAGTCCGCGGGCTGACTCCACCAAGAAGCGGTTGCGCGTCGCGAGGTAGATACCACGGTGAAATTTCTGGTTGATCGTAGCGGCAAGATTTGGAGCTTTGGCGGCCCCAAAGGTCGTGTTGATATTCTCCAATTCGTCGGTCTCGGCGTCCGTGGCATGCTTGGCGGCCATTTCTGCGGCGGTGCGTTCAAGGACCACGCGCATCTCGTATAACTCGACAACTTCGCCTTGGGACAGTGTACGGATCACTGCTCCGATACGGGGACGATGCTCGACGATACCATCTGCCTCAAGCTTGCGTAGGGCCTCGCGGATAGGGGTGCGGGAAAACGACAGTTGTTCGGAAATCTCGACCTCGCGCAGGCGGTCGCCGGGTCGAAACACGCCGTCGCGGATCGAGGATAGAAGTCGCGCGTATGCGATGTCCCCTTGCGACATGTCTTGCGTATCGCTGGTCAAATTATCACTTCCTTTATTGTATCCAGTTGGATACATAGCATGTACATCAAGGAGAACGCCCATGTCAAATAAGGTCATCATTGTCGGATCAGGTAATGCAGCTATGTGCGCTGGCATCGCAGCGTTAGAAGGCGGGGCAGACGTGCTGATGCTGGAAAAAGCAGACGAGGCCCTTGCCGGGGGCAACACCAAATACACCGCTGGTGCGATGCGGTTTGCCTATGATGACGGTGCCGCGCTCATGCCGCTGTTGCGTGACCCTGATGATGCCCGGCTGCCTGATACGGATTTTGGCAGTTACACGGCGCAGAAATTTGGCGAAGATTTGTTAGGGTTCAACGAAGGACGCGACCTGTCAGAAGAGCAGGTCAAATTAATCGAGCAATCGGGCGATGTCATGCGTTGGCTGGCGCAGCAGGGCGTGACATTCGAGCCGATCTACAGCCGTCAGAGTTTTGAAAAAGACGGCAAGCACGTGTTCTGGGGTGGCCTAACGCTCGCTGCCTTGGATGAGGGCGTGGGGCTGTTTGAGATGGAGCTTGCTGCGTTTGAGCG
It encodes the following:
- a CDS encoding D-2-hydroxyacid dehydrogenase family protein; amino-acid sequence: MKVHILDDWFDTLRGLRCFEKLAGHDVTVWTDHEPNPEKLAKRIAEAECLVLFRERTKVGPALLRRLPNLKLISQRSVYPHIDVDACTANGVMLCSNMHGGVPSYAAAEMTLGLMLASYRQIPQQAASLAAGTWQMGVGRTLRGRTLGLYGYGRIAGAVAGYAEALGMKVQWWSSEAGRARALADGVNVAESRAAFFETSDIVSLHVRLKPETRGIITAHDLAGMQPLSLLVNTSRSGLIEPGVLEAEIGQGRIHATVDVFDHEPMVDCGNILATHPNVLATPHIGYVTEDEFDLQFGDIFDQVNAYAQGNPIHVINPA
- a CDS encoding AbrB family transcriptional regulator, which codes for MIRVAITFAIALGGVGAFRLVDLPLPWLLGPVVACLIAALLGVPMRGIKKLNETMRTILGVAVGATFTSALLISMAGMWPTLLLIPLMTLCIGLLGVPYFQRVWGYDFPTSYYAAMPGGLQDMIVFGQEAGANVRTLSLIHVTRVLVIVIALPFLLHWIWDADLSTPPGAPAADIPIREMLVMVVCAIGGWQIAKRLGMFGASILGPLILAAIAALTGVLHYRPPAEAIWAAQFFIGMGVGVQYVGITMEEIRRDLVAGAGFCGILIVLTLIFVEGIYVAGLAPQMETLLAFAPGGQAELTVLALVVGADMAFVIAHHVLRIFLVILGAPIFARLFRQG
- a CDS encoding GntR family transcriptional regulator, translated to MTSDTQDMSQGDIAYARLLSSIRDGVFRPGDRLREVEISEQLSFSRTPIREALRKLEADGIVEHRPRIGAVIRTLSQGEVVELYEMRVVLERTAAEMAAKHATDAETDELENINTTFGAAKAPNLAATINQKFHRGIYLATRNRFLVESARGLNNALLLLGPTTMTDDARIQIVTQQHRDIIDAIRAGDIEAAGASAEAHLQTSLRHRLKIMRG